In Thiothrix unzii, the sequence TGCTTAAGCAATACATCAATATTGCTCCACGCTTTTTCGGTATTATTTTTCAACACAACAAGTTGGTTATAAAGCAAAATGCCCCACAACACCAACCCAGCGAATAAGGATAAAAAGATAAGAAGTCCGGTTGTCATGGCGTTATTTTTAGCTAATGGATAATGAGATCTATCCTAGCAAAATGCCGATATGAGTGATGTTTTGCCCGACAACTGGCTTAATTGATTACACTTTGCCCGCACATGAGGGGCAACAACCTTGCAGGTTTAGCTCCACTTGTTCCACCTGATAACCGGGCGGCAATGAAAACAGCAAAGCAGGTTGTAAGTTTTCCAGACAAAACACTTGTTCGCAGTGTTTACAGTGAAAATGGGCGTGTTGATGTGGCGTGCCTGCCTGCGCGTTATAACGCCAGGTGCGGTCGGCTCCGGCGATTTTATGCGCAACACGCTGTTCGACCAGCCAATCCAAAGCGCGGTATAACGTTACGCGGTCAAATGCACAGCCCTGTTGCAAGGCGGTGTGTTCAATTTCCTGATGGCTTAACGCGACATCTGCGTCCAGCAAAATACTCAGCACCCCAAGACGCGCGGGCGTAACCCGACCCCGTGCCTGCAATAGCAAATGACGGGCGGCTTGTTCTGTGCTGAATTGCGTCATGCGGTTGTTACTCTCACGCCAAAATCAAGGGCAATAATGCTAACAGATTTCAGTGAATGAGGCAGGCACAACGAAAAATGCGCTGGTGCAGAGCTTTCCCGCCAGCGCATTACCCCCGAACAACCGTGCGGTTGCTGAAACAACAACAGACTACAGTAAACGTTCAATTTCGCGAGGTAACTTCTCACGCCGCGCTCCACGGTGAAGACAACGGGTTGTATAGCAAATTGCGAACACGATGACGGCTAAGATCACCAAGCTAAATAGACTCATGCTACACCTCCAAGACTCAAGGCCGAACTTTTGCTGTGGTGGAAAAACAACATTGTTGCAAGAACAACTTATTGAAGTTTAAAGGAAAAACACCACAACGCTGGAAGTATAGTACACGTTTAACGAATAATTCTTAAACATTTCTTTTTTCGTGTAACGGGGGTGCGCCCTAGCCCTTGAAATTTCAGTGCTCCACCCACAAATTCTCGCCACACATAAATTCTGGAGCTGCTTGTGGAACAATACCGAGGAACGACCATCCTAAGCGTGCGCCGCAACGGCAAAGTTGTAGTCGGCGGTGATGGTCAGGTGACGATGGGCAATACCGTCATGAAAGGCAATGCTCGCAAAGTGCGCCGCCTGTACAATGACAAAGTAATTGCAGGCTTCGCAGGCGGCACAGCCGATGCCTTCACCCTGTTTGAACGCTTTGAAAGCAAACTGCAAGCACATAATGGCAACCTCACCCGTGCAGCGGTGGAATTGGCGAAAGACTGGCGTACCGACCGCATGTTGCGCAAACTGGAAGCCTTACTGATCGTTGCAGACGCGACTGCTTCCCTGCTCATCACCGGCAACGGCGACGTGATCGAGCAAGAAAACGATTTAATC encodes:
- a CDS encoding Fur family transcriptional regulator is translated as MTQFSTEQAARHLLLQARGRVTPARLGVLSILLDADVALSHQEIEHTALQQGCAFDRVTLYRALDWLVEQRVAHKIAGADRTWRYNAQAGTPHQHAHFHCKHCEQVFCLENLQPALLFSLPPGYQVEQVELNLQGCCPSCAGKV
- the hslV gene encoding ATP-dependent protease subunit HslV; the protein is MEQYRGTTILSVRRNGKVVVGGDGQVTMGNTVMKGNARKVRRLYNDKVIAGFAGGTADAFTLFERFESKLQAHNGNLTRAAVELAKDWRTDRMLRKLEALLIVADATASLLITGNGDVIEQENDLIAIGSGGAFAQSAARALLENTELSAREIVEKGLHIAADICIYSNHNLTIEEL